A section of the Streptomyces sp. SCL15-4 genome encodes:
- a CDS encoding uridine kinase — MSIHPPSPARVVLLCGPSGSGKSLVAARSGLPVLRLDDFYKEGDDPTLPLVEGSSDIDWDHPRSWDADVAVEAIVRLCATGSTPVPVYDIALSARTGEETLSIGRTPLFIAEGVFAAEIVERCRELGVLADALCLSRGAFTTFRRRFVRDLREGRKSVPFLLRRGWRLMRAERSIVARQVSLGAHRCDRDEALGRLAAAAAGRQARQQTPARAS, encoded by the coding sequence GTGAGCATTCATCCTCCGTCTCCCGCCCGTGTCGTGCTGCTGTGCGGCCCCTCGGGCTCGGGCAAGTCCCTCGTCGCCGCCCGCTCCGGGCTCCCGGTACTGCGCCTGGACGACTTCTACAAGGAGGGTGACGACCCGACCCTGCCGCTGGTGGAGGGGAGTTCGGACATCGACTGGGACCATCCGCGGTCCTGGGACGCGGACGTCGCGGTCGAGGCCATCGTCCGGCTGTGCGCCACGGGTTCGACGCCGGTGCCGGTGTACGACATCGCGCTGAGCGCCCGTACCGGCGAGGAGACACTGAGCATCGGCCGTACCCCGCTGTTCATCGCGGAGGGCGTCTTCGCCGCGGAGATCGTCGAACGCTGCCGGGAGCTGGGGGTGCTGGCGGACGCGCTGTGCCTGTCCCGCGGCGCGTTCACCACCTTCCGGCGGCGTTTCGTGCGCGATCTGAGGGAGGGCCGCAAGTCGGTGCCGTTCCTGCTGCGCCGCGGCTGGCGGCTGATGCGCGCGGAGCGCTCGATCGTCGCCCGTCAGGTGTCCCTCGGCGCGCACCGCTGCGACCGGGACGAGGCGCTGGGCCGGCTGGCGGCAGCGGCGGCGGGCCGCCAGGCGCGGCAGCAGACGCCGGCCCGGGCGTCGTAG
- a CDS encoding SigE family RNA polymerase sigma factor, with protein MNTLHGISTSAVVTRLHDVHRGSEKSGAAGMRGCARGTGRQHPAYMSVVDAHTGEMHGGTAYGEGPGERRSLSEAEFTAYVQERRSSLYATAYHLTGDRHEAEDLLQSALFSTYRAWDRISDKAAVGGYLRRTMTNLHISAWRRRKLNEYPTEELPETPGETDAMRGTELRAVLWQALARLPELQRTMLVLRYYEGRTDPEIADILGISVGTVKSSIWRSLRRLRDDEVLSFGRDEEAAFGELVA; from the coding sequence ATGAACACGCTGCACGGCATCAGCACCAGCGCAGTGGTCACGCGTCTGCACGACGTGCACCGGGGGTCCGAGAAGTCCGGTGCCGCGGGCATGCGGGGGTGCGCTCGCGGCACCGGGCGTCAGCACCCGGCGTACATGTCGGTGGTTGACGCGCACACGGGGGAAATGCACGGGGGAACCGCGTACGGGGAGGGCCCGGGGGAGCGCCGCTCGCTGTCGGAGGCGGAGTTCACCGCCTACGTCCAGGAGCGCCGCTCCTCCCTGTACGCCACCGCCTACCACCTGACCGGCGACCGCCACGAGGCCGAGGACCTGCTGCAGAGCGCGCTGTTCTCGACGTACCGGGCGTGGGACCGGATCAGCGACAAGGCCGCGGTCGGCGGATACCTCCGCCGCACCATGACCAACCTGCACATCAGCGCCTGGCGGCGGCGCAAGCTCAACGAGTACCCGACCGAGGAACTGCCGGAGACGCCCGGCGAGACGGACGCGATGCGCGGCACCGAGCTGCGCGCGGTCCTGTGGCAGGCGCTGGCCCGGCTGCCCGAACTCCAGCGCACCATGCTGGTCCTGCGCTACTACGAGGGCCGCACGGACCCGGAGATCGCCGACATCCTCGGCATCAGCGTCGGCACGGTGAAGTCCAGCATCTGGCGCTCGCTGCGCCGCCTGCGCGACGACGAGGTGCTCAGCTTCGGCCGCGACGAAGAGGCCGCCTTCGGCGAACTGGTCGCCTGA
- the afsQ1 gene encoding two-component system response regulator AfsQ1: MPSLLLIEDDDAIRTALELSLTRQGHRVATAASGEDGLKLLREQRPDLIVLDVMLPGIDGFEVCRRIRRTDQLPIILLTARSDDIDVVVGLESGADDYVVKPVQGRVLDARIRAVLRRGERESSDSATFGNVVIDRSAMTVTKNGEDLQLTPTELRLLLELSRRPGQALSRQQLLRLVWEHDYLGDSRLVDACVQRLRAKVEDVPSSPTLIRTVRGVGYRLDVPQ; encoded by the coding sequence GTGCCTTCCCTGTTGCTGATCGAGGACGACGACGCCATCCGTACGGCCCTGGAGCTCTCCCTGACGCGCCAGGGACACCGGGTCGCCACCGCTGCCAGCGGCGAGGACGGTCTGAAGCTGCTGCGCGAGCAGCGGCCGGACCTGATCGTGCTGGACGTGATGCTGCCCGGCATCGACGGGTTCGAGGTCTGCCGCCGCATCCGGCGCACCGACCAGCTCCCGATCATCCTGCTGACCGCGCGCAGCGACGACATCGACGTCGTGGTGGGGCTGGAGTCGGGGGCCGACGACTACGTCGTCAAGCCGGTGCAGGGCCGGGTGCTGGACGCCCGGATCCGGGCCGTGCTGCGGCGCGGCGAGCGCGAGTCCAGCGACTCGGCGACCTTCGGCAACGTCGTCATCGACCGCTCGGCGATGACGGTCACGAAGAACGGCGAGGACCTCCAGCTGACCCCGACCGAGCTGCGGCTGCTGCTGGAGCTGAGCCGGCGGCCCGGGCAGGCGCTGTCCCGGCAGCAGTTGCTGCGGCTGGTGTGGGAGCACGACTACCTGGGCGACTCGCGCCTGGTCGACGCGTGTGTGCAGCGGCTGCGCGCCAAGGTCGAGGACGTCCCGTCGTCCCCGACGCTGATCCGTACCGTCCGCGGTGTCGGCTACCGCCTGGACGTCCCTCAGTGA
- a CDS encoding HAMP domain-containing sensor histidine kinase: MTGTRGRLRGWAAGRGGNLSRLRLTSLRLRLVVVFALVALTAAVSASGIAYWLNREAVLTRAQDAVLRDFRQEMQNRAGALPEHPSQDQLQRAAGQMGASSQRFSVLLVATDADGKTVYGNSGGINGFALEDVPSSLRSAVTRRQQVGDQNKQPYHLYWQRVVDHGTPFLVAGTRVIGGGPTGYMAKSLEPEAKDLNSLAWSLGIATGLALIGAALLAQAAATTVLKPVHRLGVAARRLGEGRLDTRLRVSGTDELADLSRTFNNAAEALEKRVAEMAARDEASRRFVADMSHELRTPLTAITAVTEVLEEELEAETGSMDPMIEPAVRLVVSETRRLNDLVENLMEVTRFDAGTARLVLDDVDVADQITACIDARAWLDAVELDAERGIHAQLDPRRLDVILANLIGNALKHGGSPVRVSVREADDSVEIRVRDHGPGIPEDVLPHVFDRFYKASASRPRSEGSGLGLSIALENAHIHGGEIIAANSAEGGAVFTLRLPRDASRLTEQDGGDDKGAKGAGTERESAGKEGS; this comes from the coding sequence GTGACCGGTACGCGAGGGAGGCTGCGCGGCTGGGCCGCGGGGCGAGGGGGAAACCTGTCGCGCCTGAGGCTGACCAGCCTGCGGCTGCGCCTGGTGGTGGTGTTCGCGCTGGTCGCGCTCACCGCCGCGGTGTCGGCGTCGGGCATCGCCTACTGGCTCAACCGGGAGGCGGTGCTCACCCGCGCCCAGGACGCGGTGCTGCGCGACTTCCGGCAGGAGATGCAGAACCGCGCGGGCGCGCTGCCCGAGCACCCGAGCCAGGACCAACTACAGCGCGCCGCCGGCCAGATGGGCGCCAGCAGCCAGCGCTTCAGCGTGCTGCTGGTCGCCACGGACGCCGACGGCAAGACGGTGTACGGCAACTCGGGCGGCATCAACGGCTTCGCGCTGGAGGACGTGCCGTCCTCGCTGCGCTCGGCCGTGACCAGGCGGCAGCAGGTGGGCGACCAGAACAAGCAGCCGTACCACCTGTACTGGCAGCGGGTCGTGGACCACGGCACGCCGTTCCTGGTGGCCGGCACGCGCGTCATCGGCGGCGGTCCGACCGGCTACATGGCGAAGTCCCTGGAGCCGGAGGCGAAGGACCTCAACTCGCTGGCCTGGTCGCTGGGCATCGCCACCGGGCTCGCGCTGATCGGCGCCGCGCTGCTCGCGCAGGCCGCCGCCACGACCGTACTGAAGCCGGTGCACCGGCTCGGGGTGGCCGCGCGGCGGCTCGGCGAAGGCAGGCTGGACACCCGGCTGCGTGTCTCCGGCACCGACGAACTCGCCGATCTGTCGCGGACGTTCAACAACGCGGCCGAGGCGCTGGAGAAACGGGTCGCGGAGATGGCCGCGCGGGACGAGGCGTCCCGCCGGTTCGTCGCCGACATGTCGCACGAGCTGCGCACCCCGCTCACCGCCATCACCGCCGTCACAGAGGTGCTGGAGGAGGAGCTGGAGGCGGAGACCGGCAGCATGGACCCGATGATCGAGCCCGCGGTCCGGCTGGTGGTCAGCGAGACCCGGCGGCTGAACGACCTGGTCGAGAACCTGATGGAGGTCACCCGCTTCGACGCGGGCACCGCCCGGCTGGTCCTCGACGACGTCGACGTCGCCGACCAGATCACCGCCTGCATCGACGCCCGGGCCTGGCTGGACGCGGTCGAGCTGGACGCCGAGCGCGGCATCCATGCCCAGCTGGACCCGCGCCGCCTGGACGTCATCCTCGCCAACCTGATCGGCAACGCCCTCAAGCACGGCGGGTCGCCGGTGCGGGTGTCGGTGCGGGAGGCGGACGACTCGGTCGAGATCCGGGTCCGCGACCACGGGCCGGGCATCCCCGAGGACGTGCTGCCGCACGTCTTCGACCGCTTCTACAAGGCGAGCGCCTCCCGGCCGCGCTCCGAGGGCAGCGGGCTCGGCCTCTCCATCGCCCTGGAGAACGCCCACATCCACGGCGGCGAGATCATCGCCGCCAACTCCGCCGAGGGCGGCGCGGTGTTCACGCTCCGGCTGCCCCGGGACGCCTCGCGGCTGACCGAGCAGGACGGCGGGGACGACAAGGGCGCCAAGGGCGCCGGGACCGAGCGGGAAAGCGCGGGGAAGGAGGGGTCATGA
- a CDS encoding VanZ family protein, whose amino-acid sequence MQRQGSIGGSAAIRIRVTGGVLLATHLALVAWLMLRPLDVPWVMPPNLRPLAGIRADLALGWPGAARPLGEGLALLAPLGVLLPAAHGRLTVSPLASLLRTAAAGALISLGIALLQTGVPGRVVDVDSVLLNTAGVVLAHLAVVPAGRSRLRRRTAREPGAAAGPAVGLAEELSQGRTPTIPRVGIAP is encoded by the coding sequence GTGCAGCGTCAAGGCTCCATCGGCGGCAGCGCCGCGATCCGCATCCGTGTGACGGGGGGTGTCCTCCTCGCCACGCACCTCGCCCTCGTCGCCTGGCTGATGCTGCGCCCCTTGGACGTCCCCTGGGTGATGCCCCCGAATCTGCGTCCGCTGGCCGGCATCCGGGCCGATCTGGCGCTGGGCTGGCCGGGTGCCGCCCGGCCGCTCGGCGAGGGTCTGGCGCTGCTCGCCCCGCTGGGCGTGCTGCTGCCGGCGGCGCACGGCAGGCTCACCGTCTCCCCGCTCGCCTCGCTGCTGCGGACGGCCGCGGCCGGCGCGCTGATCTCGCTCGGCATCGCGCTGTTGCAGACCGGTGTGCCGGGCCGGGTGGTGGACGTCGACTCGGTGCTGCTGAACACGGCGGGGGTCGTGCTGGCCCACCTGGCCGTGGTGCCGGCCGGGCGGTCCCGGCTGCGGCGGCGGACGGCGCGGGAGCCGGGTGCGGCGGCCGGGCCGGCGGTCGGCCTCGCGGAGGAGCTGTCTCAGGGCCGTACCCCGACGATTCCCAGGGTCGGGATCGCACCTTAG
- a CDS encoding PspC domain-containing protein yields the protein MAALSRPTQGRVIGGVCAGLARRFGTSATTMRVIFLVSCLLPGPQFLLYIALWLLLPSEDKVRTAW from the coding sequence ATGGCCGCCCTTTCCCGCCCCACCCAAGGCCGCGTGATCGGCGGAGTCTGCGCCGGACTGGCCCGGCGCTTCGGCACTTCGGCCACGACGATGCGGGTGATCTTCCTGGTGTCCTGCCTGCTGCCGGGCCCGCAGTTCCTGCTGTACATCGCGCTGTGGCTGCTGCTGCCGTCCGAGGACAAGGTCCGTACCGCCTGGTGA
- a CDS encoding ATP-binding protein, protein MKQSAAKTLGVAALGAAVAVIGAGAANAAPAAPDAAHTLDTVTKLLPPGQVVDALPDSGAVKTLKPLAKRGVAAAVPVVRKGAAAAQPVAERAVAEGPTKPVAGLLGGLPLKGLPTKGTPVNGLPLG, encoded by the coding sequence ATGAAGCAGTCTGCTGCCAAGACCCTCGGTGTCGCCGCCCTGGGCGCCGCCGTCGCCGTCATCGGCGCGGGCGCGGCCAACGCGGCCCCGGCCGCCCCGGACGCCGCCCACACCCTGGACACCGTCACCAAGCTGCTGCCGCCCGGGCAGGTCGTCGACGCGCTGCCCGACAGCGGAGCGGTGAAGACGCTCAAGCCCCTGGCCAAGCGCGGTGTCGCCGCCGCGGTGCCGGTCGTCCGCAAGGGCGCGGCCGCCGCGCAGCCCGTCGCCGAGCGCGCCGTCGCCGAGGGCCCGACCAAGCCGGTCGCCGGGCTGCTCGGCGGACTGCCGCTGAAGGGCCTGCCGACGAAGGGCACGCCGGTCAACGGACTTCCGCTCGGCTGA